Part of the Aurantiacibacter aquimixticola genome, CGTGTCGCTGGACTCGAAAATGCGGGTGTTCTTTCCGCCGGAGCGCATGGCGATCTGGTGGTCTGGGATGGCGACCCGCTGGAAACAAGTTCCGCGCCGATCCGCGTTTTTATCGACGGGGTCGAACAGCCGCTGGACAACCACCAGACGCGCCTGCGTGACCGCTACCGGACGCTCGACGAAAGCCAGCTGCCCGCGGCCTACCGGCGGTGACCCGATGGACGCGGCGCTCCTCTCGCTGATCGCCGCCAGCCTGACACTTGTCGGGACGCATATCGCTCTATCGCATCCGCTGCGCGCTCCGCTGATCGGCGCGATCGGCGAGGGCGGGTTTCAGCTGCTTTACAATGCCGTCAGCGTCGCCGCGCTGGTATGGATGTATTTCGCTTTCCGAGCGGCGCCCGCGGCGGATTTGCCGGGAAGCGGAAACGTGGGATGGTTCGCCGCGACGATCCTGACACTCCCCGCGCTGGTGCTGTTTCTCGGATCGATAACACCTCGCAACCCGGCCCTGCCCGTTCCCGGAGCCGCATCGCAGGCAGGGAAGGCGGTGAAAGGCGTCTTTCGCGTCACGCGGCACCCCATGATGTGGGGCTTCGCACTCTGGGCTGTCTCGCATCTGATCCTGTGGTGGAGCTGGCGCACCAATGTCCTCGCATTGGCGATCCTCACACTGGCGCTGCTCGGCGCGCATTTGCAGGATCGGAAGAAGCGGGCTCTGATGGGCGAGGCTTGGCGATCAAGGGAGGCGCGGACCACTTACCTGCCGCGGCTCGCCGGTTTCCGCGCCGTTGGCTGGAAGCTTTGGGTGGCCGCCATTCTCGCGTGGCTCGCCATCAGCTGGGCGCATATGCCGCTTAGAGGCGTCCCTGCTGGCATTTGGAGCTGGCTCTAGCGCTTCGATTGCTCGTCGAGAAACCGTGCGATACGCTGCTGTATCGGCGTGTGAACGATCAGGTCGTGGCCCCAGCCCGGATAGGTTTCCATAACCGTGCTATTCCGCACAGCAGCCAGGGTCTGGGCCTGATCGAGCGAGATAAGCGTATCGCCCTCGCCGTGGAGGATCAGAACCGGTTCGGCAATCTCGTCAAGCTTACCGGCATTGTCGTAAGTGTCGCGAAGCAGCATCCGGACCGGCAGCCAGCGCATGCGGCGCGACACCGTCTCCTCCAGGCTGTCGAAAGGTGAGATGAGGACGAGCGCGCTCGCCTCCACCTCGCTCGCTAGTTGGACCGCGACGCCAGAACCGATCGAATTGCCGACCAGCACTATATCGGTCACACCTCGCTCGGCAAGACAGCGCCATGCCGCCCGACCATCGCGATATAGGCCCTGTTCCGACGGGGAGCCGGGATTTCCCGAGTATCCTCGATACTCGGCCGCCAGTATTCCGAAGCCCGACGCGGCGAGGTCCTCGGTGACCATCGCCGTCGATTGCCAGCTCGCGCCGTTTCCGTGGAAGAACAGAAGGGTCGGCTTGCCCGGCGCGGCAGTACGATAGCCTGCCTTAAGGTCCAAGCCGTCATCGGTGCGGTAAGTTACACGCACGAAGCCAGGCGGTACGCCATTGTCGACCGGCGGCACGGGATAGATCAGGCGCTCCTGAAAGATCCATGCCAGCACGACTGCGCCAAGATAGATCGTCGCCAAGACGAGGGCGGCAACGCCGAGCATCCGCGAGGCTCCGCGCTTCGGGTTCAGGCGCGCGCCTCCTCGACGCCCGCGCTATTATGCCGCAGCGCGCCAAGAACGGTCTCGACGATATGCGGCGCGTTGAGCCGCGCCTGATCGTATTGTTTTGTCGGATCGTCCTGATCGATAAACACGTCGGGCAGCCGCATCGTGCGAATTTTCAGGCCGCCATCCATCAGACCCTCGTCGCTCGCCATTGTGAGCACATGCGCGCCGAGGCCGCCGATCGCGGCCTCCTCCACAGTGACCAGCACATCGTGCGTAGCGGCGAGTTTGCGGATCATTTCCTCATCGATCGGTTTGGCAAACCGCATATCGGCGACGGTGGTGGCCAGGCCCTTGGCCTCCAGCTGGTCGGCAGCCTTCTTCGCCTCTTCAAGACGCGCGCCGAGCGAGAGTATGGCGACCTTGCCGCCCTTCTCGATTTCGCCGGTTTCCGGCCGCACGATGCGGCCCTTGCCGATCTCCAGCAATTCCGGCGTTTCCGGGATGTCCACGCCAACGCCGTTGCCGCGCGGATAGCGAAAGGCGATCGGCCCGCTGTCGTGTTCGGCTGCGGTATAAGTCATATGGGCGAGTTCCGCCTCGTCCGCAGCCGCCATCACCACGAAGTTCGGCAGGCTGGCCAAATAGGTGACATCGAAGCTGCCCGCATGGGTCGCGCCGTCCGCGCCGACAAGTCCTGCGCGGTCGATGGCGAAGCGCACGGGCAGGTTCTGGATTGCTACATCATGCACCACCTGGTCGTAGGCGCGCTGCAGGAAGGTCGAATAGATCGCAGCGAAGGGGCGCATGCCCTGCGCCGCGAGGCCTGCCGCAAACGTCACGCCGTGCTGTTCGGCGATGCCGACATCGAAGCTGCGATCGGGATGCGCGGCGGCGAACTTGTCGACGCCCGTCCCGCTCGGCATGGCGGCAGTGATGGCGCAGATGCGCTTGTCGGTCTCGGCCAGCTTGGCGAGCGTTTCGCCGAACACGTTCTGATACGCCGGGGGGCCTGCTTTCGATTTCGCTTTCTCTCCGGTGACAACGTCGAATTTCGGCACGCCATGATATTTGTCGGCGCTGTTTTCCGCCGGATCGTAGCCCTTACCCTTGGTTGTCACGACATGAACGAGAACCGGCCCTTGCTCGCTATCGCGGACGTTCTCGAGCACCGGGATAAGGTGATCCAGGTTATGTCCATCGATCGGGCCGACATAGTAGAAGCCCAGCTCCTCAAACATGGTGCCGCCGGTCACCATACCGCGCGCATATTCCTCGGCCTTTTCAAGACCCGAATGCACACGGCGGGAGAGCTTCTTGGCGAATTTCGAGGCGAGCGAGCGAAGGCCGAGATATTCGCTGGAGGATACCATCCGCGCGAGATAGGCGGAGAGCCCGCCGACCGGCGGCGCGATCGACATGTCGTTATCGTTGAGAATCACGATCAGGCGATTGCCCGCCTGCTCGGCGTTGTTCATCGCCTCGTAGGCCATGCCAGCGCTCATCGCTCCGTCACCGATGACGGCGATTGCCTTGCCGGGCTTGCCGTTCAGCTTGTTTGCCACCGCGAAGCCGAGACCGGCCGAAATGGAGGTCGAGGAGTGCGCCGCGCCGAACGGATCGTATTCGCTCTCGCTTCGCTTGGTGAAACCGGACAGGCCGCCGCCCTGGCGCAGCGTACGGATGCGATCGCGCCGCCCGGTGAGGATCTTGTGCGGATAGGCCTGGTGGCCGACATCCCAGATCAGCCGATCGTCGGGCGTGTTGAAGATGTAGTGAATCGCCACCGTAAGCTCGACGACGCCGAGTCCACTGCCGAGATGTCCCCCGGTCGACCCGACAGCATCGATCATTTCGGTGCGGAGTTCGTCGGCAAGCTGCCGCAGTTGCGCGGTCTCGAGCTTGCGGAGATCGTCTGGCGTGTCGACCGTATCGAGCAACGGCGTGTTCGGGCGGGGAGCTGTCATGCCAGTGCTCTACCAACGATTTTCTGGCCTGTCGATGAACGCTTCATCGACAATTCAGCACGTTCCGTCGCAGTCTATCCGGCGCATTCGCGGCACAGACCGCGCAATTCGACCACCGGGCGCACGCCGCTATAGCCGTGGTCGCTCCCAGCGGAGCGGAGAGCGCCTGTCAGCTTGTCATCGTCGAAATGGTCAGCCTGCCCGCAATCGTCGCAGATCAGGAACACGCAATCGTGGCGACAGCCAGGATGTGTGTTGACGAGATAAGCGTTCGCGCTCTCGATACGATTGGCGAGATTGGTTCGCACGAAGAGATCAAGGATGCGATAGACGCTGTTGGCGGCGACTCGTTTGCCACGCGCCTTTCCGACGTCCTCGGCGATATCGTATGCGGATGCAGGCCGGTCCTGT contains:
- a CDS encoding Fur family transcriptional regulator, which encodes MATVHHHHHEHSGDRLIDEAGAVLKDAGEQWTAMREDVFRVLAAQDRPASAYDIAEDVGKARGKRVAANSVYRILDLFVRTNLANRIESANAYLVNTHPGCRHDCVFLICDDCGQADHFDDDKLTGALRSAGSDHGYSGVRPVVELRGLCRECAG
- a CDS encoding NnrU family protein; translated protein: MDAALLSLIAASLTLVGTHIALSHPLRAPLIGAIGEGGFQLLYNAVSVAALVWMYFAFRAAPAADLPGSGNVGWFAATILTLPALVLFLGSITPRNPALPVPGAASQAGKAVKGVFRVTRHPMMWGFALWAVSHLILWWSWRTNVLALAILTLALLGAHLQDRKKRALMGEAWRSREARTTYLPRLAGFRAVGWKLWVAAILAWLAISWAHMPLRGVPAGIWSWL
- a CDS encoding alpha/beta hydrolase, whose amino-acid sequence is MLGVAALVLATIYLGAVVLAWIFQERLIYPVPPVDNGVPPGFVRVTYRTDDGLDLKAGYRTAAPGKPTLLFFHGNGASWQSTAMVTEDLAASGFGILAAEYRGYSGNPGSPSEQGLYRDGRAAWRCLAERGVTDIVLVGNSIGSGVAVQLASEVEASALVLISPFDSLEETVSRRMRWLPVRMLLRDTYDNAGKLDEIAEPVLILHGEGDTLISLDQAQTLAAVRNSTVMETYPGWGHDLIVHTPIQQRIARFLDEQSKR
- the dxs gene encoding 1-deoxy-D-xylulose-5-phosphate synthase → MTAPRPNTPLLDTVDTPDDLRKLETAQLRQLADELRTEMIDAVGSTGGHLGSGLGVVELTVAIHYIFNTPDDRLIWDVGHQAYPHKILTGRRDRIRTLRQGGGLSGFTKRSESEYDPFGAAHSSTSISAGLGFAVANKLNGKPGKAIAVIGDGAMSAGMAYEAMNNAEQAGNRLIVILNDNDMSIAPPVGGLSAYLARMVSSSEYLGLRSLASKFAKKLSRRVHSGLEKAEEYARGMVTGGTMFEELGFYYVGPIDGHNLDHLIPVLENVRDSEQGPVLVHVVTTKGKGYDPAENSADKYHGVPKFDVVTGEKAKSKAGPPAYQNVFGETLAKLAETDKRICAITAAMPSGTGVDKFAAAHPDRSFDVGIAEQHGVTFAAGLAAQGMRPFAAIYSTFLQRAYDQVVHDVAIQNLPVRFAIDRAGLVGADGATHAGSFDVTYLASLPNFVVMAAADEAELAHMTYTAAEHDSGPIAFRYPRGNGVGVDIPETPELLEIGKGRIVRPETGEIEKGGKVAILSLGARLEEAKKAADQLEAKGLATTVADMRFAKPIDEEMIRKLAATHDVLVTVEEAAIGGLGAHVLTMASDEGLMDGGLKIRTMRLPDVFIDQDDPTKQYDQARLNAPHIVETVLGALRHNSAGVEEARA